In Thermomonas carbonis, a single genomic region encodes these proteins:
- a CDS encoding DUF4190 domain-containing protein codes for MNAMTRQTSTLAIVSLVAGILGWTVVPFFGSLAAVICGHMARKEIRLAPDRLEGDGLAVAGLVLGYLAIAMAVLAVIAVLLFFGGLATFLAFAASTN; via the coding sequence ATGAATGCCATGACCCGCCAGACCAGTACCCTCGCCATCGTCAGCCTTGTCGCCGGCATCCTCGGCTGGACCGTGGTGCCGTTCTTCGGCAGCCTGGCCGCGGTGATCTGCGGGCACATGGCGCGCAAGGAAATCCGCCTGGCACCCGACCGTCTGGAAGGCGACGGCCTGGCGGTCGCCGGCCTGGTGCTGGGCTACCTGGCGATCGCAATGGCGGTGCTGGCCGTGATCGCTGTCCTGCTGTTCTTCGGCGGCCTGGCCACCTTCCTCGCGTTCGCCGCAAGCACCAACTGA
- the amaB gene encoding L-piperidine-6-carboxylate dehydrogenase codes for MSHPVLTALGLQAVESGTYLGHGEWSKTNDAGVIEPVNPTTGDVLGRVHASSKADYDLIVERAQAAFKVWRTTPAPRRGEAIRLCADALRVHKDALGSLVALEMGKSKPEGDGEVQEMIDIGEFSVGLSRQLYGLTMHSERPGHRMYEQWHPIGIVGIISAFNFPVAVWAWNAFVAAVCGDISIWKPSPKTPLSAIASMKICNEALAKAGFPDIFFLFNDAGSDLAQAFVDDKHVPLISFTGSTKVGRLVGERVARRMGRSLLELGGNNAIIVDETADLKLAIPAIAFGAVGTAGQRCTTTRRLIVHESIYDDVLAKLIAAYKQVEKKIGDPTDPANLMGPLNSKDGVDAYLDSIAKAKAAGGTVETGGEAIDRPGNFVLPAIVTGLTNEAEIVQHETFAPILYVMKYRELEDAIDMQNAVPQGLSSSIFTTNLKRAEQFLAAWGSDCGIANVNIGTSGAEIGGAFGGEKETGGGRESGSDAWKAYMRRQTNTINYSDSLPLAQGIKFDL; via the coding sequence ATGTCCCACCCCGTCCTTACCGCGCTCGGCCTGCAGGCCGTCGAATCCGGCACCTACCTTGGCCATGGCGAATGGTCGAAGACCAACGACGCCGGCGTGATCGAGCCGGTCAACCCGACCACCGGCGACGTGCTCGGCCGGGTGCATGCGTCCTCGAAGGCCGACTACGACCTGATCGTCGAGCGCGCCCAGGCTGCCTTCAAAGTCTGGCGCACCACTCCCGCCCCGCGCCGCGGCGAGGCGATCCGCCTGTGCGCCGACGCGCTGCGCGTGCACAAGGACGCACTGGGGTCGCTGGTCGCGCTGGAGATGGGCAAGTCGAAGCCGGAAGGCGACGGCGAAGTGCAGGAAATGATCGACATCGGCGAGTTCTCCGTCGGCCTGTCGCGGCAGCTGTACGGCCTGACCATGCACAGCGAGCGTCCGGGCCACCGCATGTACGAGCAGTGGCACCCGATCGGCATCGTCGGGATCATCAGCGCGTTCAATTTCCCGGTCGCGGTGTGGGCGTGGAATGCGTTCGTGGCGGCGGTGTGCGGCGACATCAGCATCTGGAAGCCGTCGCCGAAGACACCGCTGTCGGCGATCGCGTCGATGAAGATCTGCAACGAGGCACTGGCCAAGGCCGGCTTCCCGGACATCTTCTTCCTGTTCAACGACGCCGGCAGCGACTTGGCGCAGGCGTTCGTGGACGACAAGCACGTGCCGCTGATCAGCTTCACCGGCAGCACCAAGGTCGGCCGCCTGGTCGGCGAGCGCGTCGCCCGCCGCATGGGCCGCAGCCTGCTGGAACTGGGCGGCAACAACGCGATCATCGTCGACGAGACCGCCGACCTGAAGCTGGCGATCCCGGCGATCGCGTTCGGCGCGGTCGGCACCGCCGGACAGCGCTGCACCACTACGCGCCGCCTGATCGTGCATGAATCGATCTACGACGACGTGCTGGCCAAGCTGATCGCCGCCTACAAGCAGGTCGAGAAGAAGATCGGCGACCCGACCGACCCGGCCAACCTGATGGGCCCGCTCAACAGCAAGGACGGCGTGGATGCCTACCTCGACTCGATCGCCAAGGCCAAGGCCGCCGGCGGCACCGTCGAGACCGGTGGCGAAGCGATCGACCGCCCGGGCAACTTCGTGCTGCCCGCCATCGTCACCGGCCTGACCAACGAAGCCGAGATCGTCCAGCACGAGACCTTCGCGCCGATCCTGTACGTGATGAAGTACCGCGAGCTCGAAGACGCCATCGACATGCAGAACGCGGTGCCGCAGGGCCTGAGCTCGTCGATCTTCACCACCAACCTCAAGCGCGCGGAGCAGTTCCTCGCCGCCTGGGGTTCGGATTGCGGCATCGCCAACGTCAACATCGGCACCAGCGGTGCGGAAATCGGCGGCGCGTTCGGCGGCGAGAAGGAAACCGGCGGTGGCCGCGAGTCCGGCAGCGATGCATGGAAGGCGTACATGCGCCGGCAGACCAATACCATCAACTACTCCGACTCCCTGCCGCTGGCGCAGGGCATCAAGTTCGACCTCTGA
- the thrC gene encoding threonine synthase yields the protein MKVVSTRGNAPTVGIADAIAAGLAPDGGLYMPEAWPSFTPADFEGATSTADVAARMLVPFFEGDVLAPELARICAEAFAVEPPLRGFGKDGDYVLELFHGPTAAFKDYGAAFLAGCLSALPRDGGTPLTIVVATSGDTGAAVAGAFHGRAGIRVAILYPDGRVSPRQAHQLGCFGDNIRAFRVDGSFDDCQRMAKSVLSDAAFRAEVPLGSANSISLGRLFPQAAYYARAALQHWRGTGRTLNFVVPTGNLGNALACLLARRMGLPIGDIVLASNANAVLPAFFAGGDYAPGPSIATLANAMDVGAPSNFERLQWLYPDAAELRGVLRAEAVDDDAIRAAILRTRDQRGYVACPHTACAAEVLDRLRTRGQAGDWAVVATAHPAKFPEVVEPLLGESVSLPPALQAMLDRPSHAQPLADDGDALRDLLMHG from the coding sequence ATGAAGGTCGTGAGTACACGCGGCAACGCGCCCACGGTCGGCATCGCCGATGCCATCGCCGCCGGCCTCGCGCCCGATGGCGGCCTGTACATGCCGGAGGCGTGGCCCAGCTTCACGCCTGCCGATTTCGAAGGTGCCACCAGCACGGCCGATGTCGCCGCGCGGATGCTCGTGCCGTTCTTCGAGGGCGATGTGCTGGCGCCGGAACTGGCGCGGATCTGCGCCGAGGCCTTCGCCGTCGAACCACCGCTGCGCGGCTTCGGCAAGGACGGCGATTACGTGCTGGAGCTGTTCCATGGCCCCACCGCCGCCTTCAAGGATTACGGCGCGGCCTTCCTGGCCGGCTGCCTGTCGGCGTTGCCGCGCGACGGCGGCACGCCGCTGACCATCGTGGTCGCGACTTCGGGCGACACCGGCGCTGCCGTGGCCGGCGCATTCCACGGCCGCGCCGGGATCCGCGTGGCCATCTTGTATCCGGACGGCCGGGTGTCGCCGCGACAGGCGCACCAGTTGGGATGCTTCGGCGACAACATCCGCGCCTTCCGCGTCGACGGCAGCTTCGACGACTGCCAACGCATGGCCAAGTCGGTGCTGTCCGACGCCGCGTTCCGCGCCGAGGTGCCGCTGGGTTCGGCCAACAGCATCAGCCTGGGCCGATTGTTCCCGCAGGCCGCCTACTACGCACGCGCGGCGCTGCAACATTGGCGCGGCACCGGCCGCACGCTGAATTTCGTGGTGCCCACCGGCAACCTGGGCAATGCGCTGGCCTGCCTGCTGGCCAGGCGCATGGGCCTGCCGATCGGCGACATCGTGCTGGCCAGCAATGCCAATGCGGTGCTGCCGGCCTTCTTCGCCGGTGGCGACTACGCGCCCGGCCCCAGCATCGCCACCCTCGCCAACGCGATGGACGTCGGCGCACCCAGCAACTTCGAGCGCCTGCAATGGCTGTATCCCGATGCTGCCGAACTGCGCGGCGTGCTGCGCGCGGAGGCCGTGGACGACGACGCCATCCGCGCCGCCATCCTGCGCACCCGCGACCAGCGCGGCTACGTGGCCTGCCCGCACACCGCCTGCGCCGCCGAGGTACTCGACCGCCTGCGCACGCGCGGCCAAGCGGGCGACTGGGCAGTGGTGGCGACTGCGCATCCGGCCAAGTTCCCGGAGGTCGTGGAGCCGCTGCTGGGCGAGTCCGTGTCGCTGCCACCGGCCCTGCAGGCCATGCTTGATCGGCCCAGCCACGCGCAACCGCTGGCTGACGATGGCGACGCCCTGCGCGATCTGCTCATGCATGGCTGA
- a CDS encoding MurR/RpiR family transcriptional regulator, with amino-acid sequence MSALVKIRSERDRMSAIERRIADFVLDNAHLMRDYSSQQLANALGISQSSVVKFCQKLGFKGYPDLKLSISEAVVRADNGNGGAPSMANGELHAETIGADLWLRKTEAEEATRLINPPDAVEAAAAAIAAAGKVFIIGLGDDDIHARTLALRLSLLGILTVHNFDPAHMSTSLSATNAGDVLLVFSEQGMQPALYQLCRYASEQHALVITVTRHSSNPLRAHADLPLLVSAHDERPHIAPLLYHSALQHLLDRVFAVLCESDPKRRARLQANLERIQPMAGA; translated from the coding sequence ATGTCGGCGCTGGTCAAGATACGCTCCGAGCGCGACCGCATGTCGGCGATCGAGCGCCGCATCGCCGACTTCGTGCTGGACAACGCGCACTTGATGCGCGACTACTCCTCGCAGCAACTGGCGAATGCGCTGGGGATCAGCCAGTCCAGCGTGGTCAAGTTCTGCCAGAAGCTGGGGTTCAAAGGCTATCCCGATCTCAAGCTGTCGATCAGCGAGGCGGTGGTGCGCGCCGACAACGGCAACGGCGGCGCGCCGTCGATGGCGAACGGCGAACTCCATGCCGAAACCATCGGTGCCGACCTGTGGCTGCGCAAGACCGAGGCAGAGGAAGCCACTCGGCTGATCAATCCGCCGGACGCGGTCGAAGCAGCGGCAGCGGCCATCGCGGCTGCCGGCAAGGTGTTCATCATCGGACTGGGCGACGACGACATCCATGCGCGCACGTTGGCGCTGCGGCTGTCGCTGCTCGGCATCCTCACCGTGCACAACTTCGACCCGGCGCACATGAGCACCAGCCTCTCCGCGACCAATGCCGGCGACGTGCTGCTGGTGTTTTCCGAACAGGGCATGCAGCCGGCGCTGTACCAGCTGTGCCGCTATGCAAGCGAGCAGCACGCGCTGGTGATCACGGTCACTCGCCACAGTTCCAATCCGCTGCGCGCGCATGCCGACCTGCCGCTGCTGGTCTCCGCGCACGATGAGCGTCCTCATATCGCGCCGCTGCTCTACCACTCCGCGCTGCAGCACCTGCTCGATCGGGTGTTTGCGGTGCTGTGCGAATCCGACCCGAAGCGGCGCGCACGCCTGCAGGCGAACCTCGAACGGATCCAGCCCATGGCAGGAGCGTGA
- a CDS encoding quinone-dependent dihydroorotate dehydrogenase yields MYALSRPFLFAFDAERAHGLGLASLEAAYRSGLNPLIAKQPKPLPTKAFGLTFPNPVGLAAGLDKNGAHIDALLALGFGFIEVGTVTPRPQPGNPKPRMFRLPRQEAVINRLGFNNEGVDALVRNVERARRIGGLLGINIGKNKDTPNESAEDDYLHCLRKVYALADYVTVNISSPNTAGLRELQEEQALRRLVSVLRDEQEKLAGQHGKRVPMLVKIAPDLSESDIDAAGRVLGDLAVDGVIASNTTIAREGVEGARFADEVGGLSGAPLLGKSTAVLRMLRTRLPESIPLVGVGGILHGADAATKQAAGALLVQVYTGLVYRGPALIGECVDALRRRKEAPSSTPMPLA; encoded by the coding sequence TTGTACGCGCTGTCCCGCCCGTTCCTGTTCGCCTTCGATGCCGAGCGTGCGCACGGCCTCGGGCTGGCGTCGCTGGAGGCGGCCTACCGCAGCGGCCTGAATCCGCTGATCGCGAAGCAGCCGAAACCGCTGCCGACCAAGGCGTTCGGGCTGACCTTCCCGAACCCGGTCGGACTGGCGGCCGGGCTGGACAAGAACGGCGCGCATATCGACGCACTGCTGGCGCTGGGCTTCGGCTTCATCGAGGTCGGCACGGTCACCCCGCGCCCGCAGCCCGGCAACCCGAAACCGCGCATGTTCCGCCTGCCCCGGCAGGAAGCGGTGATCAATCGCCTCGGCTTCAACAACGAAGGCGTGGACGCACTGGTTCGCAATGTCGAGCGCGCGCGTCGCATCGGCGGACTGCTCGGCATCAACATCGGCAAGAACAAGGACACGCCCAACGAGTCGGCGGAAGACGATTACCTGCACTGCCTGCGCAAGGTGTATGCGCTGGCGGATTACGTGACCGTCAACATTTCCTCGCCGAATACCGCCGGCCTGCGCGAACTGCAGGAAGAACAGGCCCTGCGTCGCTTGGTCAGCGTGTTGCGCGACGAGCAGGAAAAGCTCGCCGGCCAGCATGGCAAGCGCGTGCCGATGCTGGTGAAGATCGCGCCCGACCTGTCCGAAAGCGACATCGATGCCGCAGGCCGCGTGCTCGGCGATCTGGCCGTGGACGGCGTCATCGCCAGCAATACCACCATCGCCCGCGAGGGTGTGGAAGGCGCACGCTTCGCCGATGAAGTGGGCGGTCTGTCCGGCGCGCCGTTGCTGGGCAAGTCCACTGCGGTGCTGCGGATGTTGCGCACGCGCCTGCCGGAATCGATCCCGCTGGTCGGCGTCGGCGGCATCCTGCATGGTGCCGACGCCGCGACCAAGCAGGCCGCCGGCGCGTTGCTGGTGCAGGTCTATACCGGACTGGTCTATCGCGGTCCGGCGCTGATCGGCGAATGCGTGGATGCGTTGCGTCGTCGCAAGGAAGCGCCCAGCAGCACGCCCATGCCGCTGGCATGA
- a CDS encoding dicarboxylate/amino acid:cation symporter: MSQTKRVLSGLAAGIVVGILLAWLDASLALRVADIVEPFGKLWLNALQMTVVPLVLALVIVGVNQASDAAQSGRVARRSIIIFVILLTAAGAMAALLAPLALSLVTPDPAVAAALGGSSAELPATTGGWASALTSIVPSNAVAAAAAGAMLPLVTFALFFGFALTRIEPARRTQVVGFFQAVSDAMIVIVHWVLWVAPLGIFALVLALCARAGIGMLQALGIYIVLECALYLLAVVVLVTIAVVFGKQNPAHFLSGITPVMAVAASTQSSLATLPAMLDSAQTRLGFPARIAGLVLPMAVSLFRITSPIQYIATACFIAWALGIDLTFAQLATGVALAVLVSMGSVGLPGQAIFLATNLPVTSAMGLPIAPLPVLMAVDAIPDVLATVGNVTADMTATALVASQDDGKDEPVPPATTA, from the coding sequence ATGAGCCAGACCAAGCGTGTCCTGAGCGGCCTCGCGGCCGGTATCGTCGTCGGGATCCTGCTGGCGTGGCTGGATGCGTCGCTGGCGCTGCGGGTGGCCGACATCGTCGAGCCCTTCGGCAAGCTCTGGCTCAACGCCCTGCAGATGACCGTGGTGCCGCTGGTGCTGGCGCTGGTGATCGTCGGCGTGAACCAGGCCAGTGACGCCGCCCAGTCCGGTCGCGTCGCGCGGCGCTCGATCATCATCTTCGTCATATTGCTCACCGCCGCCGGCGCGATGGCCGCGCTGCTTGCCCCCCTCGCGCTGTCGCTGGTCACGCCGGATCCGGCGGTCGCCGCCGCGCTGGGCGGAAGCAGCGCGGAATTGCCCGCCACCACCGGCGGCTGGGCCAGTGCGCTGACCTCGATCGTGCCGAGCAATGCCGTTGCTGCAGCGGCCGCCGGCGCGATGCTGCCGCTGGTGACCTTCGCCCTGTTCTTCGGCTTCGCGCTGACCCGCATCGAGCCCGCGCGTCGCACCCAGGTCGTCGGTTTCTTCCAGGCGGTCAGCGACGCGATGATCGTGATCGTGCACTGGGTGCTGTGGGTCGCGCCGCTGGGCATCTTCGCGCTGGTGCTGGCGCTGTGCGCGCGCGCGGGGATCGGCATGCTGCAGGCGCTGGGCATCTACATCGTGCTGGAATGCGCGCTGTACCTGCTGGCAGTGGTGGTGCTGGTGACGATCGCGGTGGTCTTCGGCAAGCAGAACCCGGCCCACTTCCTGTCCGGCATCACACCCGTCATGGCGGTCGCGGCGAGCACGCAGTCCTCGCTGGCCACCCTGCCGGCGATGCTCGACAGCGCGCAGACAAGGCTTGGTTTCCCCGCCCGCATCGCCGGCCTGGTGCTGCCGATGGCGGTCTCGCTGTTCCGCATCACCTCGCCGATCCAGTACATCGCAACGGCGTGCTTCATCGCGTGGGCGCTCGGCATCGACCTCACCTTCGCCCAACTCGCCACCGGCGTGGCGCTGGCGGTGCTGGTCAGCATGGGCTCGGTCGGCCTGCCCGGCCAGGCGATCTTCCTGGCCACCAACCTTCCGGTCACCTCGGCAATGGGCCTGCCGATCGCCCCGCTGCCGGTGCTGATGGCGGTGGACGCGATCCCGGACGTGCTGGCCACTGTCGGCAACGTCACCGCCGACATGACCGCGACCGCGCTGGTGGCGTCGCAGGACGATGGCAAGGACGAACCGGTTCCACCCGCAACCACCGCTTGA
- a CDS encoding homoserine kinase produces MSARSEARAFSPGSVGNVGVGFDILGHSIAGIGDVATVRRIDEPTVRIAAIRGTVTDLPLEAERNTAGGALISLRKALAMPFGFEIELDKGIPLGSGLGGSAASCVAALVAANALLDAPLDAHALYPHAMAGEAIASGGRHGDNVGPMLLGGLVLATADRLVKITVPAAWHAVVVHPHAVLETRHARAALAGSYALKEFVAQSAQLAQVLLGCERGDASLVRAGLDDVLVEPRRAPLIAGFAAVKRAALDAGAMGASISGAGPSVFAWCEDVATAQVAGDAMSAAFAAAGFDSDLHLTPIGGPAAEVLA; encoded by the coding sequence GTGAGTGCACGCAGCGAAGCACGAGCGTTCTCGCCCGGATCGGTCGGTAATGTCGGCGTCGGCTTCGACATCCTGGGCCACAGCATCGCCGGCATCGGCGATGTCGCCACCGTGCGCCGCATCGACGAACCAACCGTGCGCATTGCCGCGATCCGCGGCACGGTCACCGACCTGCCACTGGAGGCCGAGCGCAACACGGCTGGCGGCGCACTGATCTCATTGCGAAAAGCGCTGGCAATGCCGTTCGGCTTCGAGATCGAACTCGACAAGGGCATCCCGCTGGGCTCCGGGCTGGGCGGCTCGGCGGCGTCCTGCGTGGCTGCGCTGGTCGCGGCGAATGCACTGCTCGACGCACCACTCGATGCGCACGCGCTTTACCCGCACGCGATGGCCGGCGAAGCCATCGCCAGCGGCGGCCGGCACGGCGATAACGTCGGCCCGATGCTGCTCGGCGGGCTGGTGCTGGCGACAGCCGACAGACTGGTAAAGATCACGGTGCCGGCCGCGTGGCATGCCGTGGTGGTGCATCCGCATGCGGTGCTGGAAACGAGACATGCGCGCGCTGCACTCGCCGGTAGTTACGCACTGAAAGAGTTCGTGGCGCAGAGTGCACAGCTGGCGCAGGTCCTGTTGGGTTGCGAGCGCGGCGATGCATCGCTGGTCCGCGCCGGATTGGACGATGTGTTGGTGGAACCACGCCGCGCGCCGCTGATCGCAGGCTTCGCCGCCGTGAAACGCGCCGCGCTCGATGCCGGTGCGATGGGCGCCAGTATTTCCGGCGCAGGCCCGAGCGTGTTCGCCTGGTGCGAGGACGTAGCGACCGCGCAAGTGGCTGGCGATGCGATGTCAGCCGCGTTCGCGGCCGCCGGCTTCGACAGCGATCTGCACCTCACCCCGATCGGCGGACCCGCCGCGGAGGTGCTGGCATGA
- a CDS encoding DMT family transporter translates to MLASTVAFGLMALCIRLASQTEPTWEVAFFRNAFGFVALLPVLAMPLLRSPRPLAQFTANVRTDQLPRYFIRCAIGIVSMYCGFWAIGNLPLAQAISLAYSSPIFITIAAALWLGEHVRLRRWLAVAAGFIGVLVIVRPWSQAFTTGSLVAVAAAMMNALVAIQIKQLSRVDKADTIVFWTYILWVPMSLIPALFVWHPPQGITWLWLVLCGVLGTLGQLLWTRALKLGEVSALTPISFVQLPIVTLAGWLLFAERVDAMTILGAAIILSATFYIAHREAVLARRAASQAPSEAAVPGE, encoded by the coding sequence ATGCTCGCCAGCACGGTCGCGTTCGGGCTGATGGCGCTGTGCATCCGCCTGGCCTCGCAGACCGAGCCGACCTGGGAAGTGGCGTTCTTCCGCAACGCCTTCGGCTTCGTCGCCTTGCTGCCGGTGCTGGCGATGCCGCTGCTGCGCAGCCCGCGGCCACTAGCCCAATTCACCGCGAACGTGCGCACCGATCAGTTGCCGCGGTACTTCATTCGCTGCGCGATCGGCATCGTCAGCATGTATTGCGGGTTCTGGGCAATCGGCAACCTGCCGCTGGCGCAGGCGATCTCGCTGGCGTATTCGTCGCCGATCTTCATCACCATCGCCGCCGCGTTGTGGCTGGGCGAACACGTGCGCCTGCGGCGCTGGCTCGCGGTCGCGGCGGGCTTCATCGGCGTGCTGGTGATCGTGCGGCCGTGGTCGCAGGCGTTCACGACCGGCTCTCTTGTCGCGGTGGCCGCGGCGATGATGAACGCACTGGTCGCGATCCAGATCAAGCAGCTGTCGCGCGTGGACAAGGCGGACACCATCGTGTTCTGGACCTACATCCTGTGGGTGCCGATGTCGCTGATTCCCGCGCTGTTCGTCTGGCACCCGCCGCAAGGCATCACCTGGTTGTGGCTGGTCTTGTGCGGAGTGCTCGGCACGCTTGGCCAGTTGCTGTGGACGCGCGCGCTCAAGCTCGGCGAAGTATCCGCACTCACCCCGATCAGCTTCGTGCAATTGCCGATCGTGACGCTTGCCGGCTGGCTGCTGTTCGCCGAACGCGTGGATGCGATGACGATCCTCGGTGCCGCGATCATCCTGTCGGCGACGTTCTACATCGCCCATCGCGAGGCCGTGCTGGCGCGCCGGGCCGCATCGCAGGCACCGAGCGAGGCCGCGGTTCCCGGCGAGTGA
- the murB gene encoding UDP-N-acetylmuramate dehydrogenase, with product MTAGYRIVENARLDARNTFGVAARAPMLVEVTDTAALPELFGYAMLRDGPVLVLGGGSNLLFAGDPAGAVLALSSQRIEILNEHADVCIVRADAGVGWHDFVLWTLGQGLCGLENLALIPGTVGAAPIQNIGAYGVEVRERIRAVHAFDRRDGGFVRIDAGDCAFAYRDSLFKHDPDRYVVTNVEFALPRTPELRLDYAGIGEELQAMGIDGTPRASQVAEAVIRIRQRKLPDPALLGNAGSFFKNPIVPAGIAETLQYEHPGMPMFRGSSDDTRKLSAAWLIDQCGWKGHRDGDAGVSAEHALVLVNHGQATGLQLLDLARRIAASVQARFGIAIEPEPRIIGATW from the coding sequence ATGACCGCCGGCTATCGCATCGTTGAGAACGCGCGGCTCGACGCGCGCAATACCTTTGGCGTGGCCGCACGCGCGCCGATGCTGGTGGAAGTGACGGATACCGCCGCGCTGCCGGAACTGTTCGGCTACGCGATGCTGCGCGACGGCCCGGTGTTGGTCCTCGGCGGCGGCAGCAACCTGCTGTTCGCCGGCGATCCGGCAGGCGCGGTGCTCGCGCTGTCGTCGCAACGCATCGAGATCCTCAATGAGCATGCCGATGTGTGCATCGTCCGCGCCGATGCCGGCGTGGGCTGGCACGATTTCGTGCTGTGGACGCTGGGCCAAGGCCTGTGCGGGCTGGAAAACCTGGCGCTGATCCCGGGCACGGTGGGTGCCGCGCCGATCCAGAACATCGGTGCCTACGGCGTGGAAGTGCGCGAGCGCATCCGCGCGGTGCACGCCTTCGACCGCCGCGATGGCGGCTTCGTGCGCATCGACGCCGGCGACTGCGCGTTCGCCTATCGCGACAGCCTGTTCAAGCACGACCCGGATCGCTACGTGGTTACCAACGTCGAGTTCGCCCTGCCGCGCACGCCGGAATTGCGCCTGGACTACGCCGGGATCGGCGAAGAACTGCAGGCGATGGGCATCGATGGCACGCCGCGCGCTTCGCAGGTCGCCGAAGCTGTCATCCGCATCCGCCAGCGCAAGCTGCCGGATCCGGCGCTGCTGGGCAATGCCGGCAGCTTCTTCAAGAACCCGATCGTGCCGGCAGGGATTGCGGAGACGCTGCAGTACGAACATCCGGGCATGCCGATGTTCCGCGGCAGCAGCGATGACACCCGCAAGCTCTCCGCCGCCTGGCTGATTGACCAGTGCGGCTGGAAGGGGCATCGCGACGGCGATGCCGGCGTCTCCGCCGAACATGCGCTGGTGCTGGTCAACCATGGCCAGGCGACCGGCCTGCAGTTGCTCGACCTTGCGCGCAGGATCGCGGCATCGGTGCAGGCGCGCTTCGGCATCGCCATCGAACCGGAGCCGCGCATCATCGGCGCGACGTGGTGA
- a CDS encoding L,D-transpeptidase family protein: protein MPIRRVAALLLTTMLAACAHAPASTNATAWSDAGQLVLVTTADWDATTGELRRFERDGTGWREVGDAAPISVGRTGTAWGIGLNDARSDGPVKREGDGKAPAGVFAIGTAFGYAADARTGLDYKGMGFNDWCIDVPESPMYNQIVDRSVAKAPGLDKSSEPMRLDLHANGDQRYRQGFVIEHNAGGTTPRGGSCIFAHLWGSPGQATAGCTAMAPETMQAMLGWLDRTRKPVFVLLPQAQYAVLKHDWNLPEIVR, encoded by the coding sequence ATGCCGATCCGCCGCGTCGCTGCCCTGCTCCTGACCACGATGTTGGCCGCGTGTGCGCATGCGCCGGCATCGACCAACGCGACGGCATGGTCCGACGCCGGCCAGCTGGTACTGGTCACCACCGCGGACTGGGACGCGACCACCGGCGAGCTGCGTCGCTTCGAACGCGACGGCACCGGTTGGCGTGAAGTGGGCGATGCAGCGCCGATCAGCGTGGGCCGCACCGGTACGGCGTGGGGGATCGGCCTCAATGACGCCCGCAGCGACGGCCCGGTCAAGCGCGAAGGCGATGGCAAGGCACCGGCCGGCGTGTTCGCGATCGGCACCGCCTTCGGCTATGCCGCGGACGCGAGGACAGGGCTGGACTACAAGGGCATGGGCTTCAACGACTGGTGCATCGATGTCCCTGAGTCGCCGATGTACAACCAGATCGTCGACCGCAGCGTCGCCAAGGCACCGGGCCTGGACAAGTCGAGCGAACCGATGCGCCTGGACCTGCATGCGAACGGCGACCAGCGCTACCGGCAGGGCTTCGTGATCGAACACAACGCTGGAGGCACCACCCCGCGCGGCGGCAGTTGCATCTTCGCGCACCTGTGGGGTTCGCCGGGCCAGGCCACCGCCGGCTGCACCGCGATGGCGCCGGAGACGATGCAGGCGATGCTCGGCTGGCTGGATCGCACGCGCAAGCCGGTGTTTGTGTTGCTGCCGCAGGCGCAGTACGCCGTGTTGAAACATGACTGGAACCTGCCGGAGATCGTGCGATGA